The following coding sequences are from one Bacteroidota bacterium window:
- a CDS encoding branched-chain amino acid aminotransferase: protein MKDIKWGELPFGYQKTDYNVRCYYRDGKWGKLEVSSSEYVNMHIAATCLHYGQESFEGMKAFKGKDGKVRVFRWEENHKRMNNSAFGIMMAELPPEVFKQAVFKAVKMNMDFVPPHGTGAALYIRPLLIGSGPQIGVKPANEYMFMVFVTPVGPYFKEGFTPVDFLLTEEFDRAAPQGTGNIKVGGNYAASLRAMKKAHDSGFANVLFLDSKEKKYIDEAGPANFFGIKNDTYVTPESPTILPSITNKSLCTIAEELGLKVERRPIPKEELGEFEEVGACGTAAVISPIKRIYDDATGADYLYCKDGKPGKWSVKLYEHLQGIQYGDLEDKYGWIEFVD from the coding sequence ATGAAAGATATAAAATGGGGCGAATTACCCTTCGGATACCAAAAAACAGATTACAACGTAAGATGTTATTACCGTGATGGAAAATGGGGAAAGCTTGAGGTTTCTTCTTCTGAATATGTGAATATGCATATTGCAGCAACATGCTTGCATTATGGACAGGAATCTTTTGAAGGAATGAAAGCTTTCAAAGGTAAAGATGGAAAAGTTAGAGTTTTTAGATGGGAAGAAAACCATAAAAGAATGAATAATTCTGCATTTGGTATCATGATGGCCGAACTTCCACCTGAAGTTTTCAAACAAGCTGTTTTTAAAGCCGTTAAAATGAATATGGATTTTGTTCCACCCCATGGTACAGGAGCAGCCTTGTATATTAGGCCATTATTGATTGGTTCTGGTCCTCAGATTGGTGTCAAACCCGCTAATGAATATATGTTCATGGTTTTTGTTACACCGGTAGGGCCTTATTTTAAAGAAGGATTTACTCCTGTTGATTTCCTATTGACAGAAGAATTTGATCGAGCAGCTCCTCAGGGAACTGGAAATATTAAAGTTGGGGGTAACTATGCTGCCAGCTTAAGAGCAATGAAAAAAGCCCATGATAGTGGTTTTGCCAATGTGCTCTTCCTTGATTCTAAAGAAAAAAAATATATTGATGAAGCTGGCCCAGCTAACTTCTTTGGTATTAAGAATGACACCTATGTTACACCAGAGTCTCCTACGATTCTGCCATCAATAACCAATAAAAGCCTTTGTACTATTGCTGAAGAATTGGGTTTAAAAGTTGAAAGACGACCCATTCCTAAAGAAGAACTGGGTGAATTTGAAGAAGTAGGAGCATGTGGTACGGCAGCAGTAATTTCTCCTATCAAAAGGATTTATGATGATGCTACTGGAGCAGATTATTTATATTGTAAAGATGGTAAACCAGGTAAATGGTCAGTAAAATTGTATGAACATTTGCAAGGTATACAATATGGCGATTTGGAGGATAAATACGGCTGGATAGAATTTGTAGACTAA